The following are encoded in a window of Bacteroidia bacterium genomic DNA:
- a CDS encoding DUF5011 domain-containing protein, with the protein MKISITKIAIKNLKKLSVSIVWATMLIVLMPTQVFSQNPFDPWCGWQDQTNGGTTTNYMSAIEDVILMEGDNIIYKKAPDGYQYGGSNPSHCGHVVNTPATAVTLMTGVTYKLGVTLSNVMNNYANSNFGAWIDYDISKTYETEEWILPTSSFIKLNQTPGSGKPGDFGWITFTVPCTAKPGLTRLRIKCGYTSGNVAPSNGCANTYSIALYGEAEDVYLNVLNPSILKADFIVPSVLWANAPQIIYNKYPKQALYRWDKGFGYDFSGDDYATIFPGSGKYKVKLRADNCLGWDTIVKTVVVKDIPSIPSANFAANRNRLTEGDEVTLYDLSTYAPYKWDWRITNPTDASYLMDNSDILRGKSWDGSFYNAVFQFFDLGEFNVSLTATNVNGPSMSNKSKYIKVSAYTDILLGKGTTQTEFGSGRIVDGGGVNDKYPIGAQGKPSINRLLIKPCGAKAITLTIENFKMGNSNHKLMIWDGDDKTGTPLHPEDGFKMSNITLPASVTAHSGAMYVEFDASAPGSDEGFIASFETEYGATNPAIPYFEQIQPKQAYARAEVNFEGSVKNLYGLNQVAWTVDGFEVAPSLINGDKMRYTFVDPGDHKVCLEVKSCTGDSTFCRTVSVLEPTGKTSLDIVTSDDRPAVNQVIALDGIVDKADRFTWHIVPNTFQLYSGNLLGKHPNLSFTKAGTYSVSLRAWSSTDSAGSVSFLVKNNFIVAVEPCIPAASDANEDVSNNTLNVYDDNNNLIFNHYSTGNVGYASFLTPTDPAINLIFGKSYTVEMGRNSTADTVSRAIYIDFNSDGTYDASELVLHEVKTKNATVSSSFTVPSIDNTYFGTTRLRTIVAYGATDELLACGPGILAEYKDYKVTFVKNPVLPVITLNGDDTVRVEAGSSYSDLGATAYDVIDGDLTSAIVSSTNLDMNQAGIYFYKYKVRNSSGVTVEKTREIYVLYDQTAPVLTLNGNLVDTIEVNSTPYNDPWGTAFDNIDGDVTAQITVSGNVDYTELGAYTLTYSVSDVQGNTSTATRNVHVVDRTAPEFVFLTGEQIQLGNFWYDQTTAVDNYWGANNIDFKVVYGVNGPVQWDVPGTYPTTYKATDGSGNYNEVTRNYVVGDFIAPTVILNTPDTLVHQVKAVYVKVKPSIYDNYYPTSQLTISETSTVNPDVVGLYKEEYTVTDPSSNTTVKTRWVKVVDTKAPVISGADFCTKPGVDFNLMTGLQINDNYYTEGDLLPLVEVVKSNLDVWFEGRYYITYSVTDPSGNKSLFFTRNVFIDEQCDLITSVGNVDANESNFNVYPNPNSGKFTIDFAGMGQDVNKIEVMNSVGAVITTIDVAQNQEHVEVDLSNEAAGIFLIRLTAPNGNNSTKKVIVNK; encoded by the coding sequence ATGAAAATCTCAATTACAAAAATAGCTATTAAGAATCTAAAGAAACTTAGTGTCAGTATTGTTTGGGCAACAATGTTAATTGTACTTATGCCCACTCAAGTCTTTTCACAAAATCCATTTGACCCTTGGTGTGGTTGGCAAGACCAAACTAATGGCGGCACAACAACAAATTATATGTCTGCCATTGAAGATGTAATATTAATGGAGGGAGATAATATTATTTACAAAAAAGCTCCTGATGGTTATCAATATGGCGGATCTAATCCATCCCACTGCGGGCATGTTGTTAATACTCCTGCTACTGCAGTTACACTAATGACGGGTGTTACTTACAAACTTGGTGTAACCTTATCTAATGTAATGAATAACTATGCGAATAGTAATTTTGGTGCTTGGATAGACTATGACATTAGTAAAACTTATGAAACAGAGGAATGGATTCTTCCTACTTCTTCTTTTATAAAACTAAACCAAACTCCCGGTAGTGGGAAGCCGGGAGATTTTGGATGGATAACTTTTACTGTTCCTTGTACTGCAAAACCCGGACTTACAAGATTGAGAATTAAATGTGGATATACTTCAGGTAATGTGGCTCCTAGTAATGGATGTGCTAATACATATTCTATTGCGCTTTACGGAGAGGCTGAAGATGTTTATTTGAATGTACTTAATCCTTCAATTCTAAAAGCAGATTTTATTGTACCATCTGTACTTTGGGCAAATGCACCTCAGATTATTTATAATAAATATCCCAAACAAGCTCTCTATAGATGGGACAAAGGATTCGGGTATGACTTTTCGGGTGATGATTATGCTACTATTTTCCCCGGATCCGGAAAATACAAAGTAAAACTTAGAGCCGATAACTGTTTAGGATGGGATACTATTGTTAAAACTGTCGTTGTAAAAGATATCCCATCTATTCCATCTGCTAACTTTGCAGCTAATAGAAACCGTTTGACCGAAGGTGATGAAGTTACATTATATGACTTATCTACCTATGCACCATATAAATGGGATTGGAGAATTACAAACCCCACTGATGCAAGTTATTTAATGGATAATTCAGATATACTACGAGGAAAAAGCTGGGATGGAAGTTTTTATAATGCAGTTTTTCAATTCTTTGATTTAGGAGAATTTAATGTTAGTTTAACTGCAACAAATGTGAATGGTCCGAGCATGAGCAATAAGAGCAAATACATTAAAGTCTCTGCTTATACGGATATTCTTCTTGGAAAAGGTACCACCCAGACAGAATTTGGTAGTGGACGTATAGTTGATGGTGGTGGTGTAAATGACAAATACCCAATAGGGGCACAAGGGAAACCTAGCATAAATAGATTGCTTATTAAGCCTTGCGGAGCGAAAGCAATAACTTTAACAATAGAGAACTTTAAAATGGGCAATAGCAACCATAAGTTGATGATTTGGGATGGTGATGATAAGACGGGCACTCCTTTGCATCCTGAAGATGGATTTAAAATGTCAAATATTACTTTACCTGCTTCAGTTACAGCACATTCAGGAGCAATGTATGTGGAGTTTGATGCTTCTGCACCCGGCAGCGATGAAGGATTCATTGCTTCGTTTGAGACCGAATATGGTGCAACCAATCCTGCAATTCCATATTTTGAGCAAATTCAACCTAAACAAGCTTATGCAAGAGCAGAAGTGAATTTTGAAGGAAGTGTTAAAAATTTGTATGGTTTAAATCAAGTTGCATGGACTGTTGATGGATTTGAAGTAGCACCTTCGCTAATCAATGGTGATAAAATGAGATATACCTTTGTTGATCCGGGTGATCATAAAGTATGTTTAGAAGTAAAAAGTTGTACAGGAGATTCAACATTCTGCAGAACAGTGAGTGTATTGGAACCCACAGGTAAAACCTCACTTGACATTGTTACTTCAGATGATAGACCCGCAGTAAACCAAGTTATTGCATTGGATGGTATTGTTGATAAAGCAGATAGATTTACATGGCATATTGTTCCAAATACATTCCAACTCTACTCCGGTAATTTATTAGGCAAACACCCGAATTTAAGTTTCACAAAAGCAGGTACATATTCAGTTTCATTAAGAGCATGGAGTAGCACCGATTCTGCCGGATCAGTTAGTTTCCTTGTAAAAAATAATTTTATTGTTGCTGTTGAACCTTGTATCCCGGCAGCTAGTGATGCCAACGAAGATGTATCTAATAATACTTTAAATGTTTATGATGATAATAATAATTTAATTTTTAATCATTACTCTACAGGTAATGTTGGATATGCGTCATTCTTAACTCCTACGGATCCTGCAATTAACTTAATCTTTGGAAAATCATATACTGTTGAGATGGGACGTAATTCAACTGCTGATACTGTATCTAGAGCAATCTATATTGACTTTAACTCTGACGGAACTTATGATGCAAGTGAGTTGGTTTTACATGAAGTAAAAACTAAGAATGCAACTGTTAGTTCTTCTTTCACTGTCCCTTCAATTGACAATACCTATTTTGGAACTACACGCCTAAGAACAATTGTAGCCTATGGTGCAACAGACGAATTGTTAGCTTGCGGACCCGGTATTTTGGCTGAATATAAGGACTATAAAGTTACTTTTGTTAAAAATCCTGTACTTCCTGTAATTACTTTGAATGGTGATGATACGGTTAGAGTTGAAGCAGGTTCATCTTACTCTGATTTAGGTGCAACTGCTTATGATGTGATTGACGGAGATTTAACCTCTGCTATTGTTTCTTCAACCAATTTAGATATGAATCAAGCTGGTATTTATTTCTATAAATATAAAGTAAGAAACTCGTCCGGTGTTACTGTTGAAAAGACCCGTGAAATTTACGTTCTTTATGACCAAACCGCTCCTGTTCTAACATTAAATGGAAATTTAGTTGACACAATAGAAGTGAATTCAACTCCTTATAATGATCCATGGGGAACAGCTTTCGATAATATTGATGGCGATGTTACAGCTCAAATTACAGTTTCCGGAAACGTTGACTATACTGAATTGGGTGCTTATACGCTAACATATTCTGTGTCAGATGTTCAAGGTAATACCTCTACTGCTACAAGAAATGTTCATGTAGTTGATAGAACTGCTCCTGAGTTTGTTTTCTTAACAGGCGAACAAATACAGTTAGGTAATTTCTGGTATGATCAAACTACAGCAGTAGATAATTATTGGGGAGCGAATAACATAGACTTTAAAGTAGTGTATGGTGTAAACGGTCCTGTTCAATGGGATGTGCCCGGTACTTATCCAACTACTTACAAAGCAACAGATGGATCAGGAAATTATAATGAGGTAACAAGAAATTATGTTGTGGGTGATTTTATTGCTCCAACTGTAATTTTAAATACTCCTGATACTCTTGTACATCAAGTAAAAGCAGTATATGTAAAAGTGAAACCAAGTATCTATGATAATTATTATCCTACATCACAGTTGACTATCTCTGAAACATCAACTGTTAATCCTGATGTAGTAGGTTTGTATAAAGAAGAATATACTGTTACAGATCCATCTTCTAATACAACTGTTAAAACTCGTTGGGTGAAAGTCGTTGATACTAAAGCTCCTGTTATCTCAGGTGCTGATTTCTGCACTAAACCAGGTGTTGATTTTAACCTAATGACCGGCTTGCAAATTAATGATAACTACTATACTGAAGGAGATTTGTTGCCTTTGGTTGAAGTTGTTAAATCTAACTTAGATGTTTGGTTTGAAGGCAGATACTATATTACTTATAGTGTTACTGATCCTTCCGGAAACAAATCATTGTTTTTTACTCGCAATGTGTTTATTGACGAACAATGTGATTTAATTACTTCTGTTGGAAATGTTGATGCTAACGAATCTAATTTCAATGTTTATCCTAATCCTAACTCCGGTAAATTTACTATTGACTTTGCAGGAATGGGACAAGATGTAAACAAAATTGAGGTGATGAATTCAGTGGGTGCTGTCATCACAACTATTGATGTAGCTCAAAATCAAGAACATGTTGAAGTTGACCTTAGCAATGAGGCTGCAGGTATTTTCTTGATTAGACTTACTGCACCGAATGGAAATAACTCAACTAAGAAAGTTATTGTAAATAAATAG
- a CDS encoding START domain-containing protein codes for MKTLKLFLFILIPFLGLFIIVPPWKTEYEKNGITVSTRKLEGYSIKEFKGETRMHTNLGSLVRIFESVPTYQMWAYNCKNAAMVRKFNANKGRVHVVLKMPWPIKNRDVVYDYEIIQNKVTKTVVMNVQSVSDSTIATNGNVRMKFMESTYILTPLANNLTNVEFSSISDPDVGIPISVINLFIADAPYYT; via the coding sequence ATGAAAACACTAAAGCTATTCTTGTTTATTTTGATACCGTTTTTAGGTCTGTTTATAATCGTACCGCCATGGAAAACCGAATATGAAAAAAATGGTATAACAGTTAGTACACGCAAGTTAGAAGGATATAGTATTAAAGAATTTAAAGGAGAGACACGCATGCATACAAACCTTGGAAGCCTTGTCAGGATTTTTGAGTCTGTTCCTACTTATCAAATGTGGGCATATAATTGTAAAAATGCAGCGATGGTAAGAAAATTTAATGCCAACAAAGGCAGAGTTCATGTTGTTTTAAAGATGCCTTGGCCAATTAAGAATAGAGATGTGGTGTATGATTATGAGATTATTCAAAATAAAGTGACCAAAACGGTTGTTATGAATGTACAATCTGTTTCTGATAGCACAATTGCCACTAATGGAAATGTCAGGATGAAATTTATGGAAAGCACTTATATTCTTACACCTCTTGCAAACAATCTGACGAATGTGGAATTCTCAAGCATATCAGATCCTGATGTCGGCATACCCATTTCGGTCATAAACCTTTTTATTGCCGATGCACCCTATTATACTTAG
- a CDS encoding M28 family peptidase: MNSKTTFASISLIIMIIIGACTPAPQPTNNTPVNNNAKALDSSKTIFIPPVNTDSIYYYIKKQVEFGPRVPGIRSHKLCGDFLVKELKSFGPNVPEVTEQQSTAQTFDKHTIPIRNIIASFYPEKKHRILLAAHWDTRPFAEMDSKQKNKPIDGANDGASGVGVLMEIARQLAIYEPNYGIDIIFFDAEDWGDSTGRVEDSYCLGSQYWAQNPHKSDYFPKYGILLDMVGDKNGKFAIEENSWRFAGNIVDKVWNSAYRLGFGDIFINTRRGAIIDDHYYVMKHRNIPMIDIINYDPDGISSFGHTWHTQDDNLDNIGIHTLEAVAKTVIKVVYEEGHTH, encoded by the coding sequence ATGAATAGCAAAACAACATTTGCAAGCATCTCACTTATTATTATGATAATCATAGGAGCTTGTACACCTGCACCTCAACCTACGAATAATACTCCTGTCAACAATAATGCTAAGGCTTTAGATAGTTCAAAAACAATCTTTATTCCACCTGTCAATACTGATTCCATTTATTACTATATAAAAAAACAAGTTGAGTTTGGACCACGTGTACCTGGAATACGGTCACACAAACTATGCGGTGATTTTTTAGTAAAAGAACTTAAATCCTTTGGACCTAACGTCCCTGAAGTTACAGAACAACAATCAACAGCACAGACATTTGACAAGCATACTATTCCGATTAGAAACATTATTGCCAGTTTTTATCCTGAAAAAAAACATAGAATCTTGCTTGCTGCACATTGGGATACACGCCCATTTGCAGAAATGGATTCAAAACAAAAAAACAAACCTATTGATGGTGCAAATGATGGTGCGAGTGGTGTAGGAGTGTTGATGGAAATTGCACGTCAATTGGCTATTTATGAACCCAATTATGGAATAGATATTATATTCTTCGATGCAGAGGACTGGGGCGATTCAACAGGCAGAGTAGAAGATAGCTACTGTTTAGGCTCTCAATATTGGGCACAAAACCCACACAAGAGTGATTATTTTCCAAAATATGGAATATTACTGGACATGGTAGGAGACAAAAATGGTAAGTTCGCAATAGAAGAAAACTCTTGGCGATTTGCAGGCAATATTGTGGACAAAGTATGGAATAGCGCCTATCGTCTTGGATTTGGAGACATATTCATTAATACCAGACGCGGTGCCATTATTGACGACCATTATTATGTGATGAAACATAGAAATATACCTATGATTGATATTATTAACTATGATCCAGATGGTATCAGCTCATTTGGACACACGTGGCATACACAAGATGATAACCTTGATAATATTGGCATACATACATTAGAAGCAGTAGCTAAAACTGTAATTAAAGTGGTATATGAAGAGGGGCACACACATTAG
- the cysS gene encoding cysteine--tRNA ligase, translating into MEGKLAIYNTLSRTVETFIPLTSNHVGIYLCGPTVYGEPHLGHVRGPLTFDILHRYLLHLGYKVRFVRNITDVGHLTNDSDDGDDKIQKKALLEKLEPMEIAQKYTYSYHQMLHALDILPASIEPRASGHIIEQIEMIEKLISKGYAYVSQGSVYFDVAKYSSDYNYGELSGRNTDELIAGSSRRTLEGQEGKRNPEDFALWKQADKTHIMKWKSPWGDGFPGWHIECSAMSAKYLGEQFDIHGGGLDLLFPHHESEIAQSKGCTGKIPAKYWMHHNMITINGQKMAKSLNNGIMVQDFFTGNHPLLEKAYSPMNLKFFILQAHYRGTLDFSNEALQAAGKGFERLMNALQVLDEIKATGNGWNASIWQQNCYDALNDDLNTPILIAHLFEAVKAINSLKAGLESIDTQNLDILRKGFKLFVVDILGLNSEDKNTGANLEQELIMALLDLRSQAKTDKNYALSDSIRERLNNLGIEIKDSKEGTTFTLK; encoded by the coding sequence ATGGAAGGGAAACTCGCAATTTATAATACGCTGAGCCGTACAGTTGAAACATTCATACCACTGACATCTAATCATGTAGGAATATATTTATGTGGTCCGACAGTATATGGAGAACCACACTTAGGGCATGTACGAGGACCGTTAACATTTGATATATTACACCGCTATCTCTTGCACTTAGGCTACAAAGTCCGATTTGTACGCAACATTACAGATGTTGGACACCTTACAAATGACAGCGATGATGGTGATGACAAGATTCAAAAGAAAGCTCTTTTGGAAAAATTAGAACCAATGGAGATAGCCCAAAAATATACTTATTCTTATCATCAAATGTTGCATGCACTTGATATTCTCCCCGCAAGTATAGAACCAAGGGCAAGTGGACATATCATAGAGCAAATTGAGATGATTGAGAAACTCATTTCAAAAGGATATGCTTATGTTTCTCAAGGATCAGTATATTTTGATGTTGCAAAGTATAGCTCTGATTATAACTATGGTGAATTATCCGGTAGAAACACAGATGAACTGATAGCTGGTTCATCTAGGCGCACTCTTGAAGGACAAGAAGGCAAAAGAAATCCCGAAGACTTTGCGTTGTGGAAACAGGCAGACAAAACCCATATCATGAAATGGAAATCTCCATGGGGTGATGGGTTTCCAGGATGGCATATTGAGTGTTCTGCAATGAGCGCCAAATATCTTGGTGAACAATTTGACATTCATGGAGGAGGTTTAGACCTATTATTTCCGCACCATGAAAGCGAGATTGCACAGAGCAAAGGTTGTACAGGAAAAATTCCTGCAAAATATTGGATGCATCACAACATGATTACCATTAATGGACAAAAAATGGCTAAGTCTCTTAACAATGGAATTATGGTACAAGATTTCTTTACAGGTAACCATCCCCTATTGGAAAAGGCTTACAGTCCAATGAATCTTAAATTCTTTATTCTGCAAGCACATTACAGAGGCACACTAGACTTTTCTAATGAAGCACTTCAGGCAGCCGGCAAAGGATTCGAAAGACTTATGAATGCGTTGCAGGTATTAGATGAAATCAAAGCAACAGGAAATGGTTGGAACGCCTCAATTTGGCAACAAAACTGTTATGATGCACTCAATGACGACCTCAATACTCCTATACTAATTGCGCATTTATTCGAGGCAGTTAAAGCAATCAATTCACTTAAAGCCGGTTTAGAAAGTATAGATACACAAAATCTTGACATTTTAAGAAAGGGATTCAAACTTTTTGTAGTTGATATCTTAGGATTAAATTCTGAAGACAAAAATACCGGTGCAAATCTTGAGCAAGAATTAATTATGGCACTACTCGATTTAAGAAGTCAGGCAAAGACAGATAAAAACTATGCACTTTCTGACTCCATAAGAGAACGTTTGAATAACTTGGGAATAGAAATTAAAGATTCCAAGGAAGGAACAACATTTACACTAAAATGA
- the pheT gene encoding phenylalanine--tRNA ligase subunit beta, whose protein sequence is MKISYNHFLQHINPGVSLEEVCRLLTDCGLEVEGTEKFESVKGSLRGLITGLVISKEKHPNADKLSLTKVDIGAGELLSIVCGAPNVQAGQKVVVAPVDCTVYPKEGEPFVIKKAKIRGELSEGMICAEDEIGLGDGHDGILVLDEKTPIGKPLQDLYTVIEDTVIEIGLTANRGDAASHRGTARDVSALLDVPLNPLPEVKLQFQHQKPIEVSVECPEFCPRYSGVLIKGVTVKESPNWLKNFLQAIGINPKNNIVDITNFILHSIGQPLHAFDANKIKGDKVIVKLAQKDSVFVGLDNEEHKLSGAELMIWNKDEPMAMAGVMGGRNSAVAAHTKDIFIESAYFEPGMVRKTAKNHALNTDSSFRFERGTDPHGTIHALELAVYYILQEAGGSVASELIDVISEQHIPKPATVSLHNAEIERICGIHIQKEKVESILQRLGITIVSNGKDKWELSIPPFKSDVTREIDVIEEIIRIYGFEHIPLNETMQISLPKPLSNTQMALHKKSKIAQYLRSRGFHEMQTNSMTKSKFFHPEDSTVINVKNPLSADLSVMRQSLIPGVLEAIAYNQKRKAESVLLFEYGKSYKKKEEEKYVESNLLCIAASGITHPLSWESKPQQANVFFLKGILSGLANLLGLHEINEKNGLIYLGSPDIGWMKIADCKAPTVVAEINLDKLIGTSQKRKFVLAELPKFPSVRRDLSLVIDKSVSFDQISMIAYKSENKYLKDLFVFDVFEGNPLTEDKKSYSIAFLLLDAEKTMSDNQIDSIMNRLITNFEKEIGASIRK, encoded by the coding sequence ATGAAGATTTCATACAATCATTTTTTACAACATATCAATCCGGGTGTTTCACTTGAGGAAGTTTGCAGATTATTGACGGATTGTGGGTTAGAAGTAGAAGGAACTGAAAAATTTGAATCCGTTAAGGGTAGTTTAAGGGGCTTAATTACCGGTTTGGTGATAAGTAAAGAAAAACATCCGAATGCAGATAAACTGTCATTAACTAAAGTAGATATTGGCGCAGGAGAATTGCTTTCAATTGTCTGTGGTGCGCCAAATGTGCAAGCAGGTCAAAAGGTTGTTGTAGCTCCTGTGGATTGCACTGTTTATCCAAAAGAAGGCGAACCTTTTGTCATTAAGAAAGCTAAGATTAGAGGTGAACTTTCTGAGGGGATGATTTGTGCAGAAGATGAAATAGGTTTGGGAGATGGGCATGATGGAATTTTAGTTTTGGATGAGAAAACTCCGATTGGGAAACCTTTGCAAGATTTATATACAGTTATAGAAGATACGGTTATTGAGATAGGGCTTACTGCCAACAGGGGAGATGCAGCTTCACACAGGGGGACTGCCAGAGATGTGTCTGCGTTGTTAGACGTGCCTTTAAACCCATTGCCTGAAGTTAAACTTCAATTTCAACATCAAAAGCCTATAGAGGTCTCTGTTGAGTGTCCTGAGTTCTGTCCTCGATATTCAGGAGTCCTTATCAAAGGCGTTACAGTCAAAGAAAGTCCAAATTGGTTGAAAAATTTCTTGCAAGCAATAGGTATTAACCCCAAAAACAATATTGTTGATATTACAAACTTTATCTTGCATAGCATTGGACAACCGCTGCATGCTTTTGATGCGAATAAAATCAAAGGCGATAAAGTCATTGTAAAGTTAGCACAAAAGGATTCGGTTTTTGTAGGGTTAGACAATGAAGAACACAAACTGTCAGGTGCTGAGTTGATGATTTGGAATAAAGATGAACCAATGGCAATGGCAGGAGTGATGGGAGGGCGAAATTCCGCAGTTGCTGCGCACACAAAGGATATATTTATTGAGAGTGCCTATTTTGAACCCGGTATGGTTCGCAAAACAGCAAAAAATCACGCTTTGAATACCGATTCTTCATTCCGCTTTGAACGAGGTACTGACCCGCATGGTACTATCCATGCGTTGGAATTAGCCGTATATTATATTTTACAAGAAGCAGGCGGTTCAGTAGCATCTGAATTAATAGATGTTATTTCTGAACAACATATTCCAAAACCTGCTACGGTTAGCTTACATAACGCTGAAATTGAAAGGATTTGTGGTATTCATATTCAAAAGGAAAAGGTCGAAAGTATTTTGCAAAGGTTGGGAATTACAATCGTAAGTAATGGTAAAGACAAATGGGAATTGTCTATTCCTCCATTCAAATCTGATGTAACTAGAGAAATTGATGTAATAGAGGAAATCATTCGTATTTATGGTTTTGAGCATATTCCGTTAAATGAAACAATGCAAATTTCATTGCCTAAACCTTTGAGCAACACACAGATGGCATTACACAAGAAATCCAAAATTGCACAATATTTACGTAGTAGAGGATTTCATGAAATGCAAACAAATTCAATGACAAAATCAAAATTCTTTCACCCAGAAGATAGTACTGTCATTAATGTAAAAAACCCTCTGTCTGCGGATCTAAGTGTAATGCGCCAATCCTTGATTCCCGGTGTCTTGGAAGCAATCGCATATAATCAAAAACGCAAAGCAGAAAGTGTACTCTTGTTTGAGTATGGTAAATCATATAAGAAAAAAGAGGAGGAGAAATACGTAGAATCTAATCTATTGTGTATTGCAGCTTCAGGTATTACACACCCTCTAAGTTGGGAAAGTAAGCCTCAACAAGCCAATGTGTTCTTTCTCAAAGGAATCTTGTCCGGGTTAGCCAATCTATTAGGATTGCACGAGATTAATGAGAAAAACGGGTTAATTTATTTGGGTAGTCCTGACATTGGATGGATGAAAATAGCAGATTGTAAAGCCCCTACGGTTGTTGCAGAAATCAATTTAGATAAATTGATAGGCACATCACAAAAACGAAAATTCGTGTTAGCTGAGTTGCCTAAGTTTCCTTCTGTTAGAAGGGATTTGAGTTTGGTTATTGACAAGTCAGTATCTTTTGACCAAATCAGTATGATTGCATATAAGTCAGAAAATAAATATCTCAAAGACCTCTTTGTATTTGATGTTTTTGAAGGTAATCCATTGACCGAAGATAAGAAGTCATATTCAATTGCATTTCTATTGTTAGACGCAGAAAAGACCATGAGTGACAATCAGATTGACAGCATTATGAATAGATTAATAACTAATTTTGAAAAAGAAATCGGTGCAAGTATCCGAAAATAA
- the ffh gene encoding signal recognition particle protein translates to MFENLSLRIEKAFKTLKGQGKISEINIAETLKEIRRALVDADVNYKIAKDFVTTVKEKALGANVLTSVSPGQLMVKIVNDELKELLGGDHKDINLAGSPAIILISGLQGSGKTTFTGKLARMLKSKGKQVLLIAGDVYRPAAIDQLKVLGEQIGVEVYSEPENKNPVELAQKGISYARAKGISVVVIDTAGRLSVDEEMMNEIANIKKVVKPSEILFVVDAMTGQDAVNTAKAFNDRLDFDGVVLTKMDGDTRGGAALSIKTVVQKPIKFVSSGEKLDTLDIFYPDRMANRILGMGDVVSLVERAQQVFDEEEAARISKKIHKNKFDLEDFLTQIQQIKKMGNIKDLLGMMPGIGNKIKDLDIDDNAFKGIESLIQSMTPKERQNPLILNNSRKQRICKGSGRNIQELNKLLTQFDQMKKMMKMVSGKGMKGLSALGI, encoded by the coding sequence ATGTTTGAAAATCTAAGTTTACGAATTGAAAAAGCCTTCAAGACCTTGAAAGGTCAAGGCAAAATTTCAGAAATCAATATTGCAGAAACGCTCAAGGAAATTCGCAGAGCCTTAGTAGATGCTGATGTCAACTATAAAATTGCCAAAGACTTTGTTACAACGGTAAAAGAAAAGGCACTTGGCGCAAATGTATTAACCTCGGTTTCTCCGGGTCAACTCATGGTCAAAATTGTCAATGATGAGTTAAAAGAGTTGTTAGGCGGTGATCATAAAGACATCAATCTTGCAGGTTCTCCGGCAATTATATTAATATCAGGTTTGCAAGGTTCGGGTAAAACAACATTTACCGGCAAATTGGCTCGTATGCTAAAGTCCAAGGGCAAACAGGTTTTACTTATTGCAGGAGACGTATATAGACCTGCTGCTATTGACCAATTAAAAGTGTTGGGAGAACAAATTGGAGTAGAAGTATATTCAGAACCTGAAAACAAAAATCCTGTTGAATTAGCACAAAAAGGTATTAGCTATGCAAGAGCCAAAGGTATAAGTGTTGTGGTTATTGACACTGCAGGGCGCTTGAGCGTAGATGAAGAGATGATGAATGAGATTGCCAACATCAAGAAAGTTGTCAAACCTTCTGAAATTCTTTTTGTGGTGGATGCAATGACAGGTCAAGATGCTGTTAATACTGCCAAAGCGTTTAATGACAGATTAGATTTTGATGGTGTTGTATTAACAAAAATGGATGGTGATACACGCGGTGGTGCTGCCTTATCTATAAAAACTGTTGTTCAGAAGCCAATAAAATTTGTCAGCAGTGGAGAAAAATTAGATACACTCGACATATTCTATCCCGACCGTATGGCAAACCGTATTTTAGGGATGGGTGATGTGGTATCATTGGTGGAAAGAGCGCAACAAGTATTTGATGAAGAAGAAGCTGCACGAATCAGCAAAAAAATCCATAAGAACAAATTTGACCTTGAAGATTTTCTAACCCAAATACAGCAAATCAAAAAAATGGGAAATATCAAAGATTTGCTTGGGATGATGCCGGGTATAGGAAACAAAATCAAGGACTTAGATATAGATGACAATGCATTCAAAGGGATTGAGTCTTTAATTCAATCAATGACACCTAAAGAGAGACAAAACCCCTTGATTTTAAATAATTCTCGCAAGCAACGAATTTGCAAAGGCAGTGGACGTAATATTCAGGAATTAAATAAACTACTGACACAATTTGACCAAATGAAAAAAATGATGAAAATGGTTAGCGGAAAAGGAATGAAGGGTCTTAGTGCGTTGGGTATTTAA